The DNA segment AGATGTTGTTCTGCGGTCTGTACGCCAGCTACTTTCTGATCTCGTTCTACTCGTTCCTGTTTCTGTACAAGGGCTGCTGCGGGTTAAACTACACCGTCGAGGCGATAGTGTCGGGCGCTGCGTTCCTGCTGTTCGTGGTGTCTGCGTTTGTTTCGATGTACCACGCGGAAAAGGACATCCATCTTCAGTACCTGACGGATGAGGAGGAATGGTATCacccgttttttgtttattgccgATTACAAAGCTTGGGTGCAACAATTACGGCACAGATGTTTCTGGTGCACTGTTCACTTGCGCTGGATTTGGCCGGGCTGCTTGACCGATGGTTTGGACGACTCGGAGGCCGTCGGTCGGTTGCCGAGGGCGGTTTTTCGACGGAGGATGTGCAAGCAAGTGGAAGATTGAAAATCAACCCATTCTGGATGCCCGCATGGAAAGCTATTCTCAAACGGCTCCCATGCGACTGTAAGACCGAATCTAGCGGTTGAGCGATGGCCCTGAAAATTATATAGATTCAATTCGTAGTTGAATAACTgctattaataataataaagtttTCAAACGAAAGTTCGAAAATATTTATTCTTGCTGTGTCCAGGTAAGTGTAAATTGTGTGaaagttgcattttcaaatcaattttgtCGAAAGTTAGTGCAGTTTTcttgtataaaaaataaataaaattaatgtatatttgtattttgtgtatttatatgtgtgtttatctttatttatataaaaaataattgctttttgctgatttttttttgtttcaatgtataaaatatagtatttgaaagaaaatggaCACATTTTAGTCAGGCTATTTATCCACACTCCTAAATGAATCAATGTTCTCGTAAAATACTTACATTTTGCAAGTGTTTCGCCATGTAatcttaaaaacaaaaaccacatacacactcatacTGCTTGGTAGTCTGATACATGCATGTACTAGTAATGTGTTAAGTTTTGCATAATGCTTTCAACAGGTACAGACAGTTTGTCCTGGCAAAATACACTGCTAATCTTCCAGCACTCTGCTCGCTCAAACTAGTAAACGACGTAAACATGCTGATAACGTTACACGCTAATTTGAAAAGATTATTAACAGGTAGTTGTTGTTCTTCCGTTGTGTGCTGCCGACCTGAAACGACGTGCTAAATATGGTCGGTCCTGCCACGTGTATAGAGCTACTATCCacgttttaatttaatctcGTCAACAGCAATCTTCTTCATTGCCAGTTTTGATGAAGAGATTAGGGAGAAACTTTTTCGCTTTACATGATAATGGGCGCATGGATTTGTGGCACAGTGCTTATTTATACGTACAGAATTGCACGAACAAAGATTTGGCAGAAACGCATTTTATGAAACCGGCACGCACATTATGCCGCGTTAAAAACAATGAGAAAAGTTTCAAAATCTGTACTTTTGAAGTGGAACAGCAACTAGACACTACATAGAAACTGGGGCAAATCTTGTCAAATCTTGCACGTTTTAAACATGATTATGCAGATAATAGATAATATCACAGTCTTATAATGTTTTATAGATATTGGCCTGATACGCTgcaatgatttgttttgaatattattcAGGTTCTCACTGTTGCAATAAGTTGTGTGTGATGCGAAAATAATAAATgctgttttattaaaataaattaaagataGTGTCTTTACAAACATGATGTACAATCATTTTAATTCaacaaaatgtttatttacacCGTTTCCCGATCCAGTTTATAATAGTTTCAGTGTAAGTAAACACCACTAACCAGTGTTTAGAATAAAAGCACCGGGTTGAACATATTTGCTATCATAGTGTTTGATCacagttttgaaaaaaacatgaattatttaaatgaaatgcTATTTTCCATAatgaagtttttttcttccttttatcTTAACTTTTTCTTCCACTGACCATTATACACCGTGAAAATGTGGGGAATCACatggaaatgcatttaatgtATTTATTCAATATATTCTGTAGTCTAAACAGTTGGATGGGATTTAGTAACCTTTCTTATGAAGTACGATAAGCCATATTCTGATAAATATTTCATGtaatatagcaaaaaaaccctaaaatttcacgttcaattTAACTGAAACTAAAAAAGCTTTACATGACTCGAATCATACATGAATCATAGCATCTAGCATTAAATTAATGACATCTGAACATAAactactttttcttcttatttggcacaacaaccattgtcggtcaAAGCCTGCCTGTGTCATGAAtaggcttggctttcagtgatttattgatttttattaccAGGATAGCTAGTCCTTCATATGGAAGAACGGTCAATTTGAGGCTTGAGTGTAGTAAGCCTTACAGTTTCAACGTGTATTTTGAAGATGCTTAATAGTCTTTAAAGCTGTTAAAACTTTAAAACGTTCTGAAGGCGATTATAAGACTTTCTGTTAAAACTGTAATAGGAGTCACATAGTTATAACATGTATTTTAAAGATGCTTAACAGTCTTTAAATTTGTTAAACCTTTAAAACGTTCTGAAGGCGATTATTAGACTAATAGAGTTATAAGAGTTATAAGATGCCTGGCTTTAACCATCCAGCAAACGTATTCTCGAGCATGTTTTAAGACTCGTTATTTGAGACTGGGACATAAAGATCAACTGATCTTATTAAATGCTTATTAAGTCTTGAATGAAGGGAACTTGGAACAAACTATACAGGCTGTATCTGAGATACGATATTAACGCAAATCGTGAAGAAGCGGTTTTCAGGcattatatatttatttttcttttccttttgcttgcaGTGGGTGGTTATTATTCCAATTCtaaacaatttttgttttttttttttttaatcatgttGCTATTAACTGATATTGTAtcatatcaataaaatttgtgcaaagaactgtcaaattcagaAACCCACGATTGTGTAAATTTACATATACCAGGATCCGCGTACCTCGGCACTACATGTACGTGGAGAGCCTTAAAACTTGTTAGTCTGCATAAGTTGTCTTTAAAGCAATCTGCTGTTTAAAACTATCTTAGCCACACATACAGCACTACAAATCGGCTGAACTTGTGATCAAGAAAGTCCTCTTGATCTTAAGCCAATTGAATCCATTTTAATGTATAAGATTGTTGATTTGTGCATCCAAAATGTGTCAGCCATGTTGATGTGTAAATAAACTAATTCATAGTTTACAAGACAAATAGAAAAATTGCTATTTCCCAAAAgtgtttccccttttttttgttatgccaCAGCCTTGAAAAAGctttttgtgcaaattgaGGGCGTTTTAATGAAAActacatttttaaaataattttatttaagcTAAAAAGATGCTTATTATTGAGGcgctttgatattttttaaataattataacaaCAGTGAAATTTTCTTGGCATGGATTTCTGCTCATACGCGAGCGATttccgaataaaaaaaaattaagacaACATAATAACTCTCAATTAATTGTCAACCATTATTATGACTTCATAATCATTACTTTATTGCCGTCTCAATAACATATAGATAGCAATAAGCTgtaatttttgataatttatttacgCCTCACATCTTAATGGTCTAGAAATGGTTTTAACAAGTAGTCTTAACAGAGTTCTGTCGATGGGCCCTATCAGTCTGAAGAGAGTTTTATTATAGTTTTATTAGGTCATACAAGgtattcaaatgaaaaaggGAGGCTTAATGGAATAACCGTAACAACAACgtaaaaattatgataatatttaaaatgttacTTGGGTTGTTTTCTTTAGTCGTAAGAGATGACGTctgtactagtgatgggaaaaattggcaaaaatccggagtcgactccgatccgactccgataaattcggaatcgactccggaaggtaggtccgcgctgcaatatccggagtcgttcggaatcgtctggagtcatacggagtcgcccgaagtcatacggagtcgcccggagtcattcggagtcgttcggagtcggccggagtcgttcggagtcgcccggagtcg comes from the Anopheles coluzzii chromosome 2, AcolN3, whole genome shotgun sequence genome and includes:
- the LOC120952249 gene encoding uncharacterized protein LOC120952249; protein product: MPEIAAGSGVQTERDRTRQQEKQAFLGMKLVETICCLICAGLHIQGFLHYPEPFPHEMLFCGLYASYFLISFYSFLFLYKGCCGLNYTVEAIVSGAAFLLFVVSAFVSMYHAEKDIHLQYLTDEEEWYHPFFVYCRLQSLGATITAQMFLVHCSLALDLAGLLDRWFGRLGGRRSVAEGGFSTEDVQASGRLKINPFWMPAWKAILKRLPCDCKTESSG